DNA sequence from the Penaeus monodon isolate SGIC_2016 chromosome 28, NSTDA_Pmon_1, whole genome shotgun sequence genome:
aaatggagaagaaaaaaaaactgtcctataaccttttttcttttcttttcttaagaagtgaaagtattggcTCTCGACATTACGGGTGAGTGAGCGAGCTGGGACGTTCGGTATAAAACGCTGTAAGAACGCAGTGAGTGACAAGTTCTCTCCCTGTGGCAACATGGTAAAGAAGCACTgtgtattaaaatagatataagaaaaaaaaatagtcttcaAGTCACtggaaatatgaaatatgaaagctATGCAGTATttggattttttgtgtgtgttattactttTGACTCTACTTGCAGAAGTTTATACTTGCGTTGGTTGGAGTGGCAAGCCTAGCTGTCATGTGTCAAGCTGACGGCGGACACGGGCATGGAGGCGGATACGGACACGGAGGTGGACACGGCGGTGGATACGGGCACGGAGGTGGACACGGCGGTGGATATGGACACGGTGGCCATGGGCACGGAGGTGGATATGGAGTAGGCGGCATCTCGAACAGTAATTTCAACCTGGCAGGTCCTAAGGGTGGATATGGTCATGGGGGTGGCCACggaggtggatacggccatgGAGGTGGCCACGGAGGTGGATATGGTCATGGAGGTGGCCACGGAGGTGGATATGGTCATGGAGGCGGCCACGGAGGTGGGTATGGTCATTAAATGTGATCGACAGATTAAGATATTTTCGCTCTGAAAAGGCACTTAGGATTAAGAAGCTTAGTGGAAATTTCATCTGGTAGCCGTGAATCATTAAGCATCATTACCTACTTATAtcacttaaatacatatatgtcattAACTGCATTGCCAGGTGTacaatcttaataaaaaataataaaacgttcCCTGTTTGTATGTACTCGTCTTTTGAATGNNNNNNNNNNNNNNNNNNNNNNNNNNNNNNNNNNNNNNNNNNNNNNNNNNNNNNNNNNNNNNNNNNNNNNNNNNNNNNNNNNNNNNNNNNNNNNNNNNNNNNNNNNNNNNNNNNNNNNNNNNNNNNNNNNNNNNNNNNNNNNNNNNNGTCACACAgccacacaaacgaaaaaaaaaaagtctcctcTCATGCTCTACTTGAACCCTTTTTATCACTCTAAAAACAAGTTAATTTCATTCTTTAGCCAACTGGTGTctttatcaatttcatttttcgTCGTCAGAGGTATGAATGGGAAATAAATGCAACCTTTACcctgaaaatatgaatgaaaatgagatgTTTCGTATCTAGTTTCCCCGTATATTGATACGGCTCTTTTTACTAAGAAGATAATTAATTCCTTTGTAATAAACTCATCTTTCGTCAAAAAAGAATGGTACCTTTGAATATCTTGGANNNNNNNNNNNNNNNNNAAGGAATGATAAGTTATTGAAGAGCTACAAATGGAACTTATGCAAACACCGGGGGAAAAGTCCGAACTNNNNNNNNNNNNNNNNNNNNNNNNNNNNNNNNNNNNATCAAGAGCAAACTGTTTTTTCAAATCATACACCAACAAGCTGAATATCTTAACCTTGTATCTAAGCCATCGCCGACTATGAATTTGCATCTTAAGAAGTTAAGATGCTATATTTATGCTCACGTGAAATCAAAATACAATTGTATATTGGCACATtgcgaaaagataaagaaagtacAATACAAGCATTCTGTGATTATCTTACTATTTAACAATATTTGATAGAGAATTCATACCCATCCTAAAACAACATGCAAAATCGTCTAGATCCCtggattttttaaatgtttaccaCACAACATTATTCCGTCATGAATGCATAGGATCTCGCTATTACTTGTAAAATTATCAATGATTCATTTTGAGGTTTTTGCTGCCAAAGTCGTGAAATATCTATTGTACATTTATCAGTTTTGAGTTTAAAATGTGAGATTCCATACCTCTATGCAAGGATTATATTGAAACAAAAGATTCTAGGCATCTACCAAACTATGATAANNNNNNNNNNNNNNNNNNNNNNNNNTTCCGTGTATATCCATTagtttaaacacacatatacctatctttatgtttatctatctatccgtatcaATGCATATGTGTCAGATTTGAAATATAAACACAAGCCATGGATTCAAGGCAAACTAATTGGAAATTAACCacttgaagaaaagaagaaaaaatacgaagatagaaacaaagaaaagaaaaagggacgaaagagaaaaaaataaaaaaagaaaagaacaaaaaagaaaaggcataAACACTAAATCAAAGCAGATAACAAATTAATCATATagttgaataaaataaaagagaaaaaaaaaactaatataatttaggaattaaatatatttttcataattaaggACTATAATACAGCGCAATATAAAGGGAGAGTCGGTCCCTCGTTTTAAAGTACTCTTGGTTTTCCTTTGCAATTCTGACTTTcaatttaattaatcaattatgtGCCACATACTTACTAAACTATGACCTATTTAGTTGTCCTATTTAGATCTCATCACGTCTAGGGTATATTTACGTcctaattattttgaaaatttaatttgaaaaagaatagaagtaaaaatattgaaagcCTGATTGCCTTTGGATCGTGCACAAAGAGGCTTCATACAAGCTTGCTTCCATACCCGTCTTGCCATCGGGAATGCGAGTGTAAAACTTTGGATCGCACAACGAGCAAGGTAAGCCAGCTGTCCTTTGCCNNNNNNNNNNNNNNNNNNNNNNNNNNNNNNNNNNNNNNNNNNNNNNNNNNNNNNNNNNNNNNNNNNNNNNNNNNNNNNNNNNNNNNNNNNNNNNNNNNNNNNNNNNNNNNNNNNNNNNNNNNNNNNNNNNNNNNNNNNNNNNNNNNNNNNNNNNNNNNNNNNNNNNNNNNNNNNNNNNNNNNNNNNNNNNNNNNNNNNNNNNNNNNNNNNNNNNNNNNNNNNNNNNNNNNNNNNNNNNNNNNNNNNNNNNNNNNNNNNNNNNNNNNNNNNNNNNNNNNNNNNNNNNNNNNNNNNNNNNNNNNNNNNNNNNNNNNNNNNNNNNNNNNNNNNNNNNNNNATATCCTAGTATGCCAGGAAGTTTATCCACTGGGGGTAACGATCTCCCTCTGTCAAATAAAAGTCTTCTCGAAGAAAGACCTTAAAAGCGTTTGTAAAATAAAACCGATTATTCAATATTTCACAAATATGAGACATTTCCAACAAAAATAATCTGACATTGGGAAAGTCAGTAAGTTTTAATTAACCCACTGCTGCTGGACAAATGAACTCTCGATNNNNNNNNNNNNNNNNNNNNNNNNNNNNNNNNNNNNNNNNNNNNNNNNNNNNNNNNNNNNNNNNNNNNNNNNNNNNNNNNNCCACCACATTGATAATCACAATTGACATCTTTGATAAAGCTATCATTTTACTGCCCAGATATTTCTCATCGGTGGCCTCANNNNNNNNNNNNNNNNNNNNNNNNNNNNNNNNNNNNNNNNNNNNNNNNNNNNNNNNNNNNNNNNNNNNNNNNNNNNNNNNNNNNNNNNNNNNNNNNNNNNNNNNNNNNNNNNNNNNNNNNNNNNNNNNNNNNNNNNNNNNNNNNNNNNNNNNNNNNNNNNNNNNNNNNNNNNNNNNNNNNNNNNNNNNNNNNNNNNNNNNNNNNNNNNNNNNNNNNNNNNNNNNNNNNNNNNNNNNNNNNNNNNNNNNNNNNNNNNNNNNNNNNNNNNNNNNNNGAAATGTATAGAACATGCGCTGATCATATTGAATCCAGGTACATTCACTACCTCTCTAAAATATTTCCCTTGCAGATTACAATTTCCAACAATTTCAATNNNNNNNNNNNNNNNNNNNNNNNNNNNNNNNNNNNNNNNNNNNNNNNNNNNNNNNNNNNNNNNNNNNNNNNNNNNNNNNNNNNNNNNNNNNNNNNNNNNNNNNNNNNNNNNNNNNNNNNNNNNNNNNNNNNNNNNNNNNNNNNNNNNNNNNNNNNNNNNNNNNNNNNNNNNNNNNNNNNNNNNNNNNNNNNNNNNNNNNNNNNNNN
Encoded proteins:
- the LOC119591156 gene encoding holotricin-3-like, giving the protein MVKKHCKFILALVGVASLAVMCQADGGHGHGGGYGHGGGHGGGYGHGGGHGGGYGHGGHGHGGGYGVGGISNSNFNLAGPKGGYGHGGGHGGGYGHGGGHGGGYGHGGGHGGGYGHGGGHGGGYGH